One segment of Streptomyces roseifaciens DNA contains the following:
- a CDS encoding DUF3631 domain-containing protein, whose translation MGTEQVRSGTAVPDGGSGTGDCGRAGAEAAGDGAELLDELQAAIGRYVVLPSEEALTAVTLWVAASHIQPALQHAPRLAVVGPTKGCGKSRVLDVLHETVHQPMMTVNTSPAVVFRVIGKNPPTLLVDEADTIFGPKAGEKEDLRGLLNAGHQRNRPAWRISGPEHKPTAFPTFAMAALAGIGDLPDTIMDRAVVLRMQKRKPGERITPFRSRYSVPELHAVRDRLAAWLTPLREAAGRLVPKMPVEDRAADTWEPLVIVADLAGGHWPAKARAACLAMTRHEAVQDEQTTLKTRLLRDIHRIFEQEGNKEALRSQDLLAALLADAESPWPDYGTKGLTAFHLSALLKDFGIRPANHRFEQGRQAKAYVRNQFLDAWARYCPTPAQPAPAVGHEFAPVRPGQGKPPVPPTGSLPVGPPGGIAGPKPTR comes from the coding sequence AGGCGCCGAGGCGGCCGGTGACGGGGCGGAGCTGCTGGACGAACTGCAGGCGGCGATCGGCCGGTACGTAGTGTTGCCGAGTGAGGAGGCTCTGACGGCGGTCACGCTGTGGGTGGCGGCCTCTCACATCCAGCCCGCCCTCCAGCACGCGCCGCGTCTGGCGGTGGTGGGACCGACCAAGGGGTGCGGCAAGTCCCGTGTCCTGGACGTGCTCCACGAGACGGTGCACCAGCCGATGATGACGGTGAACACCTCGCCGGCGGTGGTCTTCCGCGTCATCGGCAAGAACCCGCCGACCCTGTTGGTGGACGAGGCCGACACCATTTTCGGCCCCAAGGCGGGCGAGAAGGAGGACCTACGTGGCCTGCTGAACGCCGGGCACCAGCGCAACCGGCCCGCCTGGCGCATCTCCGGGCCGGAGCACAAGCCGACGGCGTTTCCCACCTTCGCCATGGCCGCGCTCGCGGGGATCGGCGACCTGCCCGACACGATCATGGACCGGGCGGTCGTGCTGCGCATGCAGAAGCGCAAGCCCGGCGAGCGGATCACACCGTTCCGATCCCGGTACTCCGTGCCTGAACTGCACGCGGTGCGCGACCGGCTGGCCGCGTGGCTGACGCCGCTGCGCGAGGCTGCCGGCCGTCTGGTGCCGAAGATGCCGGTCGAGGACCGGGCGGCGGATACCTGGGAGCCGCTGGTCATCGTCGCCGACTTGGCCGGCGGCCACTGGCCCGCGAAGGCCCGTGCGGCCTGCTTGGCGATGACTCGGCACGAGGCCGTCCAGGATGAGCAGACGACCCTGAAGACGCGGCTGCTGCGTGATATCCACCGCATCTTCGAACAGGAGGGCAACAAGGAGGCTCTGCGCTCGCAGGATCTGCTGGCCGCTCTCCTGGCAGACGCTGAATCTCCATGGCCGGACTACGGCACCAAGGGGCTGACCGCCTTCCACTTGTCGGCGCTGCTGAAGGACTTCGGTATCCGCCCGGCGAATCACCGCTTCGAGCAGGGCCGTCAGGCCAAGGCGTACGTCCGCAACCAGTTCCTCGACGCCTGGGCCCGCTACTGCCCCACCCCCGCCCAGCCGGCCCCCGCAGTCGGGCACGAGTTCGCGCCCGTACGTCCAGGCCAGGGCAAGCCGCCCGTTCCTCCGACCGGGTCGCTGCCCGTCGGCCCGCCCGGCGGCATCGCAGGCCCCAAGCCCACCCGCTGA